In Coregonus clupeaformis isolate EN_2021a chromosome 15, ASM2061545v1, whole genome shotgun sequence, one genomic interval encodes:
- the LOC121583291 gene encoding smoothelin, producing MEEGPDEGAAVAVSANETSETTPSDTPSGTLTSQQLAAIEDEEVLNKLLDKAVDFDERRMIRAALRDLLKKKREKREKERGSRQDDLRQQALSKAGTGRMGMNRGGQTSNHQHKSHMHSQFSASTTSSLSKTTDSMANPAIATAHQSSPVAAAPNMKNVKQMLLDWCRAKTEPYEGVEIHNFSSSWSDGIAFCALVHRFFPDAFEYSILNPNARKDNFELAFSTAERLADCPPLLDVEDLLRMHEPDWKCVYTYIQELYRCLVEKGLVKTKKKL from the exons ATGGAGGAGGGACCTGATGAGGGAGCAGCGGTGGCTGTGTCTGCCAACGAGACCTCCGAGACGACCCCCAGTGACACTCCGTCAGGCACACTGACCAGTCAGCAGCTAGCTGCGATTGAGGATGAAGAAGTCCTGAATAAACTG TTGGATAAAGCagtggattttgatgaaaggcgAATGATCCGCGCTGCATTGAGGGACCTGCTCAAGAAGAAGAGAG AGAAGCGTGAGAAAGAGCGGGGGTCAAGGCAAGATGACCTGAGACAGCAGGCTTTGAGTAAAGCAGGCACAGGACGAATGGGAATGAACAGAGGAGGCCAGACCAGCAACCACCAGCATAAATCCCACA TGCACAGCCAATTTTCTGCATCAACCACCAGCTCCTTGTCTAAGACAACTGACAG CATGGCCAACCCAGCTATCGCAACAGCCCATCAGTCTTCCCCTGTCGCTGCAGCACCCAACATGAAAAATGTCAAGCAGATGTTACTGGATTGGTGCAGGGCCAAAACCGAACCATATGAG GGGGTGGAAATCCACAACTTCTCCTCCAGTTGGAGTGATGGCATAGCGTTCTGTGCCCTGGTGCACAGGTTCTTCCCAGATGCATTTGAGTACTCCATCCTCAACCCCAACGCACGCAAGGACAACTTTGAGCTGGCCTTCAGCACTGCAGA GAGGCTGGCAGATTGCCCCCCTCTGCTGGATGTTGAAGACTTGCTGCGGATGCATGAGCCTGACTGGAAGTGTGTGTACACATACATCCAGGAGTTATACCGATGCCTGGTGGAGAAGGGCCTAGTTAAAACTAAAAAGAAACTCTAA
- the LOC121582396 gene encoding solute carrier family 35 member E4-like, with protein sequence MISTDGLSKCEATWRETGKRPQAEMLHLLSAVIVWLVTGTTISSLNKWIFAVYNFRYPLLLSALHMLTAIVVDYGLIKLRMLQHKGGVDKQKDLTTSAKCKVFLLSLTFCASIAFGNVGLNYVQLSFAQMIYTTTPIFTLAISTLILGKQHHILKYTAMMPICLGASFSIMGEVQYDQTGCFFVFAATMLRGVKTIQQSMLLQEEKINSVFLLYLMSIPSFCILAVAALALENWAVLESPMHYDHNLWLFILLSCLGSVMYNLASCCVITLTSAVTLHILGNLSVVGNLLLSQLLFGNEMSALSCAGVALTLSGMLIYQNSEFISDYLDARRAKARELSRGREEDIAGPFQPAPQDQQERVDADGKREDKMD encoded by the exons ATGATTAGCACCGATGGCCTCTCTAAATGCGAGGCGACCTGGCGTGAGACTGGGAAAAGGCCACAGGCGGAGATGCTGCACCTTCTGTCCGCTGTCATTGTCTGGCTTGTGACGGGGACGACCATCTCCAGTCTTAACAAATGGATTTTTGCAGTGTACAACTTCAGGTACCCCTTACTGCTGTCGGCCCTGCACATGTTGACAGCGATAGTGGTGGACTATGGGCTTATTAAACTGCGAATGCTCCAGCACAAAGGTGGGGTTGACAAGCAGAAGGACCTTACCACCAGCGCCAAATGCAAGGTGTTTCTATTGAGCTTGACATTTTGTGCCAGCATCGCGTTTGGCAACGTGGGTCTGAACTATGTCCAGCTGTCATTTGCCCAAATGATCTACACCACCACGCCAATCTTCACCCTGGCCATCTCCACCCTGATCCTGGGCAAGCAACACCACATCCTCAAATACACAGCCATGATGCCCATCTGTCTGGGAGCCTCGTTCAGCATTATGGGTGAGGTCCAGTACGACCAGACAGGCTGCTTCTTCGTATTCGCCGCGACAATGTTGAGAGGTGTCAAAACAATCCAGCAAA GTATGTTGCTCCAGGAGGAGAAGATCAACTCTGTGTTCCTGCTGTACCTGATGTCTATCCCCAGTTTCTGCATCCTGGCCGTAGCTGCTCTGGCCCTGGAAAACTGGGCCGTGCTGGAGTCTCCAATGCACTACGACCACAACCTGTGGCTCTTCATCCTGCTCAGCTGCCTTGGCTCTGTCATGTACAACCTGGCCAGCTGCTGCGTCATCACCCTCACCTCTGCCGTCACCCTGCACATCCTAGGCAACCTGAGCGTGGTGGGCAACCTGCTGCTCTCCCAGCTGCTGTTTGGCAACGAGATGTCAGCGCTCAGCTGCGCTGGTGTGGCGCTCACGCTCTCTGGCATGCTCATCTACCAGAACTCTGAGTTCATCTCTGACTACCTGGATGCACGGCGAGCCAAAGCCAGGGAGCTCAgccgagggagggaggaggatatTGCTGGCCCATTCCAACCGGCCCCCCAAGACCAGCAGGAGAGGGTAGACGCCGACGGCAAGCGAGAGGACAAgatggactga